A region of Lathamus discolor isolate bLatDis1 chromosome 14, bLatDis1.hap1, whole genome shotgun sequence DNA encodes the following proteins:
- the MDH2 gene encoding malate dehydrogenase, mitochondrial, which produces MLSRIARPAAAAGTGALRRGIATSAQNNAKVAVLGASGGIGQPLSLLLKNSPLVSKLSLYDIAHTPGVAADLSHIETKANVKGFMGPEQLPECLKGCDVVVIPAGVPRKPGMTRDDLFNTNASIVATLTSACAKHCPEAMICIISNPVNSTIPITSEVFKKHGVYNPKKIFGVTTLDIVRANTFVAELKGLDPARVSVPVIGGHAGKTIIPLISQCTPKVDFPQDQLVKLTGRIQEAGTEVVQAKAGAGSATLSMAYAGARFVFSLVNAINGKEGVIECAFVRSDETESPYFSTPLLLGKNGIEKNLGIGKITPFEQKMVADAMSELKASIKKGEEFAKNFK; this is translated from the exons ATGCTGTCCCGCATCGCCCGTCCCGCAGCCGCTGCCGGTACCGGTGCCCTGCGCCGCGGCATCGCCACCTCCGCGCAG AACAATGCCAAGGTAGCAGTGCTTGGGGCCTCAGGGGGCATTGGGCAGCCTCTCTCCCTTCTGCTGAAGAACAGCCCACTGGTGAGCAAGCTCAGCCTCTATGATATCGCTCACACTCCAGGCGTGGCAGCTGACCTCAGCCACATCGAGACAAAAGCGAACGTGAAAG GCTTCATGGGACCTGAGCAGCTGCCAGAATGTCTGAAGGGTTGTGATGTTGTAGTTATTCCTGCAGGAGTACCTAGAAAACCAG GTATGACCCGTGATGACCTGTTCAACACCAATGCTAGCATTGTTGCTACTTTGACATCTGCCTGTGCAAAGCACTGTCCAGAAGCCATGATCTGTATCATTTCTAACCCG GTAAATTCAACCATCCCGATCACTTCTGAAGTCTTCAAGAAGCATGGAGTGTATAATCCCAAGAAAATCTTTGGTGTTACAACGCTGGACATTGTCAGAGCAAATACTTTTGTGGCTGAACTAAAG GGCTTAGATCCAGCTCGAGTAAGTGTTCCAGTTATTGGTGGCCATGCTGGGAAGACTATCATCCCTCTGATCTCTCAG TGCACACCAAAAGTGGACTTTCCTCAAGATCAGCTGGTAAAGCTTACAGGGAGAATTCAAGAAGCTGGCACTGAAGTTGTTCAAGCTAAAGCAGGAGCAG GATCTGCCACCTTGTCTATGGCCTACGCTGGTGCTCGGTTTGTGTTCTCTCTGGTGAATGCAATAAATGGCAAGGAGGGGGTCATCGAATGTGCCTTTGTTCGATCGGACGAGACGGAGAGCCCTTACTTCTCTACACCTCTGCTCCTGGGA AAAAATGGAATTGAGAAGAACCTAGGCATTGGCAAGATCACCCCCTTTGAACAGAAGATGGTTGCTGATGCTATGTCTGAGCTGAAGGCTTCTATTAAGAAAGGAGAGGAGTTTGCAAAGAACTTCAAGTGA